The proteins below are encoded in one region of Armatimonadota bacterium:
- a CDS encoding SDR family oxidoreductase — MGFPTIQQLFDLTGRVGFITGGARNLGFDMALALAEAGADVCITSRKIEDALESAERIGRATERRVLPVQLDVKSEPEIEAAVAACLAEFGRIDVLINNAGNVISTPENAPLEKRSRENWQHTIDVNLTGVFLCTKHVVGKYMMEARTGSIINIGSIAGMIGKDRRVYDGTPMGGVTMDYSAAKGGVINLTRDMACYLAPYNIRVNCISPGGFWRNQPEAFVKAFSETIPMRRMGEDGKELKGAAVFFASDASSYCTGQNLAIDGGLTAW, encoded by the coding sequence ATGGGCTTCCCCACAATCCAGCAGCTTTTCGACCTCACCGGCAGGGTGGGGTTCATAACCGGCGGCGCGCGCAACCTCGGCTTCGACATGGCGCTCGCGCTCGCGGAGGCGGGCGCGGATGTCTGCATCACATCGCGCAAGATCGAGGACGCCTTGGAGTCGGCAGAGAGAATCGGCCGGGCGACCGAACGTCGGGTGCTCCCGGTGCAACTCGACGTGAAGTCGGAACCGGAGATCGAGGCTGCGGTCGCTGCCTGCCTCGCCGAGTTCGGGCGTATTGACGTTCTGATCAATAACGCGGGGAACGTCATCAGCACCCCCGAGAACGCCCCTCTAGAGAAGCGTTCCCGCGAGAACTGGCAGCACACTATCGACGTCAATCTGACCGGCGTGTTTCTCTGCACGAAGCACGTTGTCGGCAAGTATATGATGGAGGCGCGGACTGGCTCGATCATCAACATCGGCTCGATCGCCGGGATGATCGGTAAGGACCGCCGCGTCTACGATGGGACGCCGATGGGCGGCGTCACCATGGACTACTCGGCGGCCAAGGGCGGAGTGATCAATCTCACGCGCGACATGGCGTGCTACCTTGCGCCGTACAACATCCGCGTGAACTGCATCAGTCCCGGCGGCTTCTGGCGCAACCAGCCGGAGGCCTTCGTGAAGGCGTTCAGCGAGACGATCCCGATGCGGCGGATGGGAGAGGACGGCAAAGAGCTGAAGGGAGCGGCCGTCTTCTTCGCCTCGGATGCGTCGAGCTACTGCACTGGCCAGAATCTTGCGATAGACGGCGGGTTGACCGCCTGGTAA
- a CDS encoding DUF362 domain-containing protein — MTKTTRREFLKQAAIGGTLIAGLPGLAEAAESIATPRTRVVIAKSTAMLDGDAVNQKEIERVLAQAMAKLTSKSATAAWKSLFKPDDVVGIKINGLFGPSVSTRPEFVNAVIAGLGSAGVKPDNIIVWDRATRDLEKCGFKPNKTGPGVIYFSDDGDWGKDVQNGSFHGQVSKVFDRITALINMPLAKHHGGPGLSCALKNHYGSFHNPGQHHGNGCDPYLADLNAIPQIKDKTRLIVADLLRPQADGGPQRRPEAQWDYHSLMVGTDPVAADLQAYQIIEARRKEVGMQSVAQKVEKTLASAAARGVGTNDPSKIEVIRI, encoded by the coding sequence ATGACGAAGACAACGCGCAGAGAGTTCCTGAAGCAGGCCGCGATCGGCGGCACGCTCATCGCCGGCTTGCCGGGCTTGGCCGAAGCCGCGGAGAGCATTGCGACGCCCAGGACCAGAGTGGTCATCGCGAAGAGCACTGCGATGCTAGATGGTGACGCCGTCAACCAGAAGGAGATCGAGCGGGTGCTCGCTCAGGCGATGGCCAAACTGACCTCGAAGAGCGCCACCGCCGCCTGGAAGTCACTCTTCAAGCCCGACGACGTCGTCGGAATCAAGATCAACGGACTCTTCGGCCCCTCCGTATCGACGAGGCCTGAGTTCGTCAATGCCGTCATCGCGGGGCTTGGATCGGCGGGTGTCAAGCCGGACAACATCATCGTCTGGGACCGCGCTACCCGGGATTTGGAGAAGTGCGGGTTCAAGCCCAACAAGACCGGTCCGGGGGTCATCTACTTCTCGGACGACGGTGACTGGGGCAAAGACGTGCAGAACGGGTCCTTCCACGGCCAGGTTTCCAAGGTGTTTGACCGGATCACCGCCCTCATCAACATGCCGCTGGCCAAGCATCACGGTGGCCCCGGGCTCTCTTGCGCCCTGAAGAACCATTACGGTTCGTTCCACAACCCGGGCCAGCACCACGGCAACGGCTGCGACCCATACCTCGCGGATCTCAATGCTATCCCGCAGATCAAGGACAAGACGCGGCTCATCGTCGCCGATCTGCTGAGACCGCAGGCTGACGGAGGTCCGCAGAGGCGTCCCGAGGCGCAGTGGGACTATCACTCGCTCATGGTGGGCACCGACCCCGTGGCCGCCGACCTGCAGGCGTACCAGATCATCGAGGCGCGTCGCAAGGAAGTCGGAATGCAATCCGTCGCGCAGAAGGTCGAGAAGACGCTCGCTTCCGCTGCGGCACGGGGCGTCGGTACGAACGATCCGTCGAAGATTGAGGTCATACGGATATAG
- a CDS encoding Gfo/Idh/MocA family oxidoreductase produces MSKSNWQNLSALVIGFGSIGRRHARILGEIGLSDIRVCDLSPELLAQARDEFGVRRTFTSLEVGLASRPDTVFICSPTALHVEQAVQSMRAGAHVFAEKPLSTSTDGVAQMESLARDLGRTVMVGHCFRFHEGLRRAKGWLDEGRIGRLISVRASVGEYIPDVMPNYRSMYISKYNGAYELMHDIDLAVWYAAQRPFGVFGIDGRFSDVGMESPDLVEMLIRFENRCVANVHLDFFQRVRRRQIELLGAEGTIIVEFASWDRCRLSVYESRTGEWRHEEMPTDRDDMFRAEDLAFLESVADGLPVPVTIADGLLAVQVMNAAQESARTGMAVGLDSVPDG; encoded by the coding sequence ATGAGCAAGTCGAACTGGCAGAACCTGAGCGCGCTGGTGATCGGCTTCGGATCGATCGGGCGGCGGCACGCGCGGATACTCGGCGAGATCGGGCTCAGTGACATCCGTGTGTGCGATCTCTCGCCCGAACTGCTTGCGCAGGCACGGGACGAGTTCGGCGTCCGGCGGACGTTCACGTCGCTGGAAGTTGGACTCGCCTCGAGGCCGGACACGGTGTTCATCTGCTCGCCGACCGCCCTCCATGTCGAGCAGGCAGTCCAATCCATGCGGGCCGGGGCGCACGTCTTCGCCGAGAAGCCGCTTTCGACCTCGACGGATGGGGTCGCCCAGATGGAATCCCTCGCGCGAGACCTTGGCAGGACGGTCATGGTCGGCCACTGCTTCCGATTCCACGAGGGGCTTCGCCGGGCAAAGGGGTGGCTCGATGAGGGACGCATCGGCCGGCTGATCTCGGTACGGGCCTCCGTGGGCGAGTACATCCCCGACGTGATGCCCAACTACCGCAGTATGTACATCTCCAAGTACAATGGGGCCTACGAGTTGATGCACGACATAGATCTCGCGGTCTGGTACGCCGCCCAGAGGCCGTTCGGCGTCTTCGGGATCGATGGTAGGTTCAGCGACGTCGGGATGGAGTCGCCGGACCTCGTTGAGATGCTCATCCGATTCGAGAACCGATGTGTTGCCAACGTGCATCTCGACTTCTTCCAGCGCGTCCGGCGCCGGCAGATCGAGCTGCTGGGCGCGGAGGGAACGATCATCGTCGAGTTCGCCAGTTGGGACCGATGCCGGCTATCGGTCTATGAGTCGCGCACCGGTGAGTGGCGTCACGAGGAGATGCCGACGGACCGCGACGATATGTTCCGCGCCGAGGACCTGGCGTTCCTCGAGTCTGTCGCCGATGGTTTGCCGGTCCCCGTCACGATCGCGGATGGTCTCCTGGCGGTTCAGGTCATGAATGCCGCGCAGGAGTCGGCGAGGACCGGCATGGCGGTCGGGCTTGATTCCGTCCCGGACGGCTGA
- the larA gene encoding nickel-dependent lactate racemase, protein MRIDFPYYQGIPPLEVPYRNLIGIYEPPCVEATAPETALIHRAFDNPIGRPPIRRAASDARNALVITDDYTRNTPVRPILDRLMAELEAAGVPADRTTILVALGTHRTMTDSEMETRFGEEIVRRYRIVNHEWRNEDQLVALGATETGIPIRVNRLVEDVDFIFGIGQIVPHRVAGFSGGGKIIQPGICGAETTAETHWRSALYPGGEILGVADNPIRQGIEQVAAHVGLSAIANAVCDADGRLIDLFVGDPVAAHRAGARLSSRIYGFELPEPADVLLIDSYPMDIELWQAAKALYAGELALKKDGVAILVSPCPEGVSRTHGLILSEGYRPSQETISLVESGRIPDKIVASHLVRVGRVIRDNGSAGILVSPGISAEHKERLGFLHASTPHEALGLALDIKGRDASVMVIRRGGTSLPLLPDKP, encoded by the coding sequence ATGCGGATAGACTTCCCATACTACCAGGGTATCCCGCCGCTCGAGGTGCCGTACAGGAATCTGATCGGCATCTACGAGCCTCCATGCGTCGAAGCGACCGCACCGGAGACGGCGCTGATTCACCGCGCATTCGACAATCCGATCGGTCGTCCGCCGATTCGTCGCGCAGCCTCGGATGCCCGCAATGCGCTCGTCATCACCGACGACTACACGCGCAACACGCCTGTCCGGCCCATCCTGGATCGTCTCATGGCCGAACTGGAGGCCGCCGGAGTGCCCGCTGACAGGACGACTATCCTGGTGGCTCTCGGCACTCACCGCACGATGACCGACTCAGAGATGGAGACCAGGTTCGGCGAGGAGATCGTTCGGCGGTACCGGATCGTGAATCACGAGTGGCGGAACGAAGATCAACTCGTCGCTCTCGGCGCCACGGAGACCGGCATCCCGATCAGGGTGAACCGCCTGGTCGAGGACGTCGACTTCATCTTCGGGATCGGGCAGATCGTGCCGCATCGGGTCGCGGGGTTCAGCGGCGGCGGGAAAATCATCCAGCCGGGGATATGCGGTGCGGAGACGACGGCCGAGACCCACTGGCGGAGCGCGCTCTATCCCGGTGGTGAAATCCTCGGGGTCGCGGACAATCCCATCCGACAGGGTATTGAACAGGTGGCCGCTCACGTGGGCCTCTCTGCGATTGCCAACGCGGTCTGTGACGCCGACGGGCGGCTCATAGACCTCTTCGTCGGCGATCCCGTGGCGGCTCACCGAGCGGGGGCGCGCCTGTCGAGCCGGATCTACGGCTTCGAGCTCCCCGAGCCGGCCGATGTCCTGCTGATAGACTCGTATCCGATGGATATCGAGCTTTGGCAGGCGGCGAAGGCCCTATACGCGGGTGAGCTGGCGTTGAAGAAGGACGGTGTCGCGATCCTCGTCAGCCCGTGCCCCGAGGGAGTCTCCCGGACCCACGGCCTGATATTGAGCGAGGGATACCGTCCGTCTCAGGAGACGATCTCGCTCGTCGAGAGTGGCCGAATCCCGGACAAGATCGTGGCGTCGCACCTCGTTAGGGTGGGGCGCGTGATCCGAGATAACGGAAGCGCCGGCATCCTCGTCTCGCCGGGGATTTCCGCAGAGCACAAGGAGCGCCTCGGATTCCTTCACGCCTCTACGCCCCACGAGGCCCTTGGCCTCGCTCTCGACATCAAGGGGCGCGATGCGTCGGTGATGGTGATCCGCCGCGGTGGAACGTCACTCCCTCTTTTGCCGGATAAGCCGTAG